In one window of Helianthus annuus cultivar XRQ/B chromosome 17, HanXRQr2.0-SUNRISE, whole genome shotgun sequence DNA:
- the LOC110925039 gene encoding uncharacterized protein LOC110925039: MGSTLMLAVVFDFDLVAFALAIAAEQRRASVSSCLQFHSNSVCFVNFKCSDCSRLSNFKVLTQNLPKPILYCVFESDIATDLGVGALLFLLVSQLLVMVATRCLCCGPVLCPGRSRTLAIFLFITCWMTFIIAEACLLAGSVRNAYHTKKLSANPPSCETLRKGVFGAGAAFVVFTGIVSELYYVLYSKSDEGVIPTKDMA; this comes from the exons ATGGGTTCCACATTGATGCTGGCTGTTGTGTTTGACTTCGATCTCGTTGCTTTTGCACTTGCTATTGCCGCTGAGCAGAGGAGAGCTTCTGTGAGTTCTTGTCTTCAATTTCATTCTAACTCTGTATGTTTTGTTAATTTCAAGT GCTCGGATTGTTCAAGATTGTCAAATTTTAAGGTACTCACACAAAATCTACCCAAACCAATTct ATATTGTGTTTTTGAATCTGATATAGCAACGGATTTGGGTGTGGGTGCGCTATTGTTCCTTCTTGTGAGCCAACTACTTGTAATGGTTGCAACCCGTTGCCTGTGTTGTGGACCAGTCCTGTGCCCTGGTCGTTCCAGAACATTAGCCATCTTCTTATTCATTACATGCTG GATGACATTCATCATTGCTGAGGCATGCTTGCTTGCGGGGTCTGTCAGAAACGCGTATCACACAAAGAAACTGTCTGCTAACCCTCCTTCATGTGAGACCTTGAGGAAAGGGGTGTTTGGTGCCGGGGCTGCATTTGTGGTTTTCACTGGTATCGTTTCTGAGCTTTACTACGTTTTATATTCGAAATCAGATGAAGGTGTCATCCCTACAAAAGATATGGCATAA